A region from the Dendropsophus ebraccatus isolate aDenEbr1 chromosome 1, aDenEbr1.pat, whole genome shotgun sequence genome encodes:
- the LOC138769293 gene encoding RING finger protein 11-like isoform X1, whose protein sequence is MGNCLSSQTADDLSLLNDSDGASLPGEPPPPYQERESVPVYHPTPSQTRLATQLTEEEQVWIAQRIGLIQHLPKGRYDPGSEPSEKKPKECVICMMDFVSGDPVRFLPCMHVYHMECIDNWLMRSFTCPSCMEPVDAALLSSYETS, encoded by the exons ATGGGGAACTGCCTGTCATCACAGACTGCAGATGATCTCTCCCTGCTCAACGATTCAGATGGGGCTAGTCTGCCCGGGGAGCCCCCACCTCCATACCAG gAGCGGGAGTCGGTTCCTGTATATCACCCCACACCCAGCCAGACCCGCCTTGCTACACAGCTGACCGAAGAGGAACAGGTATGGATCGCCCAGAGGATCGGCCTTATACAGCACCTACCGAAAGGCCGATATGACCCagggtccgaaccctccgagaaGAAACCAAAAGA GTGTGTGATCTGTATGATGGATTTCGTCAGTGGGGATCCGGTCCGCTTCCTGCCTTGTATGCACGTCTACCACATGGAGTGTATAGATAACTGGCTGATGCGGTCATTCACGTGTCCGTCCTGCATGGAGCCGGTGGACGCTGCTCTGCTCTCCTCCTATGAGACCAGCTGA
- the TNPO2 gene encoding transportin-2 isoform X2, producing the protein MTSSARALSLSVSPPPASLLHPCELVVVKMDWRPDEEGLQQVLQLLKDSQSPDTATQRIVQDKLKQLNQYPDFNNYLIFVLTRLKSEDEPTRSLSGLILKNNVKAHYQNFPQPVSEFIKQECLNSIGDSSSLIRATIGILITTIASKGELQTWPELLPQLCNLLNSEDYNTCEGAFGALQKICEDSSELLDSDALNRPLNIMIPKFLQFFKHCSPKIRSHAIACVNQFITDRAQALMDNIDTFIEHLFALAVDEDPEVRKNVCRALVMLLEVRIDRLLPHMHSIIQYMLQRTQDSDENVALEACEFWLTLADQPICKDALSNHLLQLIPILVNGMKYNEIDIILLKGDVEEDETVPDSEQDIKPRFHKSRTVTLQHEEERVEGEDDGDDEDDDDDTLSDWNLRKCSAAALDVLANVFREELLPHLLPLLKGLLFHPEWVIKESGILVLGAIAEGCMQGMVPYLPELIPHLIQCLSDKKALVRSIACWTLSRYAHWVVSQPPDLYLKPLMTELLKRILDSNKRVQEAACSAFATLEEEACTELVPYLSFILDTLVFAFGKYQHKNLLILYDAIGTLADSVGHHLNQPEYIQKLMPPLIQKWNELKDEDKDLFPLLECLSSIATALQSGFLPYCEPVYQRCVTLVQKTLAQAMMYSQHPDQYEAPDKDFMIVALDLLSGLAEGLGGHVEQLVARSNIMTLLFQCMQDIMPEVRQSSFALLGDLTKACFLHVKPCISEFMPILGTNLNPEFISVCNNATWAIGEICMQMGAEMQPYVPMVLNNLVEIINRPNTPKTLLENTAITIGRLGCVCPQEVAPMLQQFIRPWCTSLRNIRDNEEKDSAFRGICIMIGVNPGGVVQDFIFFCDAVASWVSPKDDLRDMFYKILHGFKEQVGEENWNQFSEQFPPLLKERLAAFYGV; encoded by the exons ATGACGTCATCAGCCcgcgctctctctctttctgtgtcTCCGCCGCCTGCGAGTCTCCTCCATCCGTGCGAG CTTGTGGTTGTAAAGATGGACTGGCGCCCGGATGAGGAAGGATTACAGCAAGTCCTCCAACTCTTAAAGGACTCTCAGTCACCGGACACAGCCACCCAGAGGATCGTCCAGGAT AAACTGAAGCAGCTGAACCAATATCCCGACTTCAACAACTATCTGATCTTTGTGTTAACACGGCTCAAGTCTGAAG ATGAACCCACGCGCTCCCTCAGCGGTCTCATCCTGAAGAACAACGTAAAAGCCCATTACCAGAACTTCCCACAGCCGGTGTCTGAGTTCATAAAGCAGGAATGTCTGAACAGCATCGGAGACTCGTCCTCCCTCATACGAGCCACCATTG GGATTCTCATCACCACCATAGCATCAAAGGGAGAGCTGCAGACCTGGCCAGAACTTCTACCTCAGCTCTGCAACCTGCTGAACTCTGAGGACTACAACACCTGTGAG GGAGCGTTCGGTGCTctccaaaaaatctgtgaggattCCTCCGAGCTCCTGGACAGCGACGCCCTGAACAGACCGCTTAACATCATGATCCCCAAGTTCCTCCAGTTCTTCAAGCACTGCAGCCCCAAAATCAG GTCTCACGCCATCGCCTGCGTCAACCAGTTTATTACGGACCGGGCCCAGGCTCTCATGGATAATATTGACACGTTCATTGAG CATCTATTTGCACTTGCGGTGGATGAAGACCCAGAGGTCCGGAAGAACGTGTGCCGGGCTCTGGTCATGCTGCTGGAGGTGCGGATAGACCGGCTGCTCCCTCACATGCACAGCATTATCCAG TACATGCTGCAGAGGACGCAGGACAGCGATGAAAACGTGGCGCTGGAAGCCTGCGAGTTCTGGTTGACGCTGGCTGATCAACCCATCTGTAAGGACGCCCTGTCCAATCACCTGCTGCA GCTCATTCCCATCCTGGTGAACGGAATGAAGTACAATGAGATAGACATCATCCTCTTAAAG GGGGATGTGGAGGAAGATGAGACCGTCCCAGACAGCGAGCAGGACATTAAGCCGCGCTTCCACAAGTCTCGCACTGTGACCCTGCAACACGAAGAGGAGCGGGTGGAAGGGGAGGACGATGGCGACGATGAAGATGATGACGACGACACATTGTCTGACTGGAATCTGA GGAAGTGttctgctgctgccctggacgtTCTCGCCAACGTGTTTCGTGAAGAGCTGCTCCCTCACCTACTCCCGCTTCTCAAGGGTCTGCTGTTCCACccggaatgggtcataaaggagtCTGGTATCCTGGTACTCGGGGCCATTGCTGAAG GCTGTATGCAGGGCATGGTCCCCTACTTGCCGGAGCTCATTCCTCACCTCATCCAGTGCCTGTCTGATAAGAAGGCTTTAGTCCGCTCCATCGCCTGCTGGACCCTGAGCCGATATGCCCACTGGGTGGTCAGCCAACCCCCTGACCTGTACCTGAAGCCCCTTATGACTGAGCTACTGAAACGAATTCTGGACAGCAACAAGCGGGTGCAGGAAGCGGCATGCAG TGCGTTTGCCACTCTGGAGGAAGAAGCCTGCACAGAGCTCGTACCGTATTTAAGTTTTATCCTGGACACTTTGGTTTTTGCCTTTGGGAAATACCAGCATAAGAATCTGCTCATACTGTATGACGCCATCGGGACCCTGGCGGATTCGGTGGGGCACCATTTAAATCAGCCG GAGTACATACAAAAACTGATGCCCCCTCTTATCCAGAAGTGGAACGAACTGAAGGATGAAGATAAAGACCTTTTCCCACTTTTGGAG tgCTTGTCTTCCATTGCGACCGCCCTGCAGAGCGGATTCCTCCCTTACTGTGAGCCAGTGTATCAGCGATGCGTCACGTTGGTGCAAAAGACCCTCGCTCAAGCCATG ATGTATAGTCAGCATCCGGACCAGTACGAAGCTCCTGATAAAGATTTCATGATCGTGGCCCTGGATCTTCTCAGCGGGCTGGCGGAGGGGCTTGGTGGCCATGTGGAGCAGTTAGTAGCCAGAAGCAACATTATGACCCTTCTGTTTCAGTGCATGCag GACATCATGCCCGAGGTTCGGCAGAGCTCCTTCGCTCTCCTGGGTGATCTGACAAAGGCTTGTTTCCTGCACGTGAAGCCTTGTATAT ctGAATTTATGCCCATTCTCGGCACCAACCTCAACCCGGAGTTCATCTCCGTCTGTAACAATGCCACCTGGGCTATCGGGGAGATCTGCATGCAAATGG GGGCCGAGATGCAGCCATATGTTCCTATGGTCTTGAACAACCTCGTAGAAATTATCAATCGGCCGAATACTCCCAAGACGCTGCTTGAAAACACAG CCATCACTATTGGGCGCCTAGGCTGTGTGTGTCCCCAGGAAGTGGCTCCCATGCTGCAGCAGTTTATACGGCCCTG GTGCACGTCCCTGCGTAACATCCGTGACAATGAGGAGAAGGACTCGGCCTTCAGGGGGATCTGTATAATGATCGGCGTAAATCCTGGAGGAGTAGTGCAG GATTTCATCTTTTTCTGTGATGCTGTGGCCTCCTGGGTGAGCCCCAAAGACGATCTGAGGGACATGTTCTATAAG attttGCACGGTTTTAAGGAACAGGTCGGGGAGGAGAATTGGAACCAGTTCTCCGAGCAGTTCCCTCCTCTGCTGAAGGAGCGTCTGGCTGCATTCTATGGGGTGTAA
- the LOC138769293 gene encoding RING finger protein 11-like isoform X2 has product MSSDAAVSLREQYTSMERESVPVYHPTPSQTRLATQLTEEEQVWIAQRIGLIQHLPKGRYDPGSEPSEKKPKECVICMMDFVSGDPVRFLPCMHVYHMECIDNWLMRSFTCPSCMEPVDAALLSSYETS; this is encoded by the exons ATgtcatcagatgcagctgtcagtctTAGGGAACAATACACTAGCATG gAGCGGGAGTCGGTTCCTGTATATCACCCCACACCCAGCCAGACCCGCCTTGCTACACAGCTGACCGAAGAGGAACAGGTATGGATCGCCCAGAGGATCGGCCTTATACAGCACCTACCGAAAGGCCGATATGACCCagggtccgaaccctccgagaaGAAACCAAAAGA GTGTGTGATCTGTATGATGGATTTCGTCAGTGGGGATCCGGTCCGCTTCCTGCCTTGTATGCACGTCTACCACATGGAGTGTATAGATAACTGGCTGATGCGGTCATTCACGTGTCCGTCCTGCATGGAGCCGGTGGACGCTGCTCTGCTCTCCTCCTATGAGACCAGCTGA
- the LOC138797500 gene encoding lamina-associated polypeptide 2, isoforms alpha/zeta-like — MCHKKLHSSYSKSLCNVCLSKVMEEESPSFMKSIKGLIRDEVTKAIPKERSAASTTASTSASSASTSRTELSVSHSSSPVITLESDPEEEGECQGSSDNSSDELSGKPLFPVEKVESLVKAVRATMNLEESKETLSIQDKMFESLAPRRKKVFPIHQTMKDLIEREWKKPDKKFFVPRAMKRKYPFDETETDRWDRAPMIDPPVSKITRNQGALPFEDTGTLKDPMDRRADSFLRKDWEAAAAIFKPMVASTSVGRSVKLWLEELESNIREGTPREDLLKAFPTIFGAVDFMTDASADTLRLAARATAVSNSARRAIWVKDWKGEAASKSKLCALPCQGELLFGPALDSILEKASDRKRKFPSVPPPPKRPFHGKGRGGAQTSYPKQRNWKAPGKGRGYLFSKINTSKKDDKK; from the exons ATGTGTCATAAGAAACTACATTCCTCTTATTCTAAATCCCTATGCAATGTGTGTCTTTCTAAAGTTATGGAAGAAGAGTCTCCTTCCTTTATGAAAAGCATTAA GGGTTTGATTAGAGATGAAGTTACAAAAGCTATACCCAAGGAGAGGTCAGCTGCCTCTACCACAGCCTCTACCTCGGCTTCTTCAGCCTCTACATCCAGAACCGAATTGTCTGTATCCCACTCTTCTAGTCCCGTTATTACGCTGGAATCTGATCCAGAGGAAGAGGGGGAATGTCAGGGATCATCAGATAATTCATCAGATGAATTATCAGGCAAACCGTTATTTCCTGTAGAAAAAGTAGAATCCCTAGTTAAGGCGGTTAGAGCCACAATGAATTTGGAGGAATCTAAAGAGACTTTATCTATCCAAGATAAGATGTTTGAAAGTCTGGCTCCTAGGAGGAAGAAAGTTTTTCCAATACATCAGACTATGAAAGATCTTATTGAAAGAGAATGGAAAAAACCAGATAAGAAGTTTTTTGTTCCAAGGGCTATGAAGCGCAAATATCCCTTTGACGAAACCGAGACGGATAGATGGGATAGAGCCCCTATGATTGACCCTCCGGTTTCTAAGATAACAAGAAATCAAGGGGCTCTGCCTTTTGAAGATACGGGCACATTGAAGGATCCCATGGATAGGAGGGCAGATAGTTTTCTTAGGAAAGATTGGGAGGCGGCTGCAGCTATATTTAAGCCCATGGTAGCCAGTACTTCAGTTGGTAGATCCGTAAAGCTCTGGTTAGAAGAATTAGAGTCCAATATCAGAGAGGGTACACCCAGGGAAGATCTTCTTAAAGCCTTCCCAACTATTTTTGGAGCAGTCGATTTCATGACTGACGCCTCGGCAGATACCCTTAGATTAGCCGCGAGAGCTACAGCCGTCTCCAACTCAGCTCGTAGAGCTATTTGGGTAAAAGATTGGAAAGGGGAAGCTGCCTCTAAATCTAAATTGTGTGCCCTTCCATGCCAAGGAGAATTGTTGTTTGGTCCGGCGCTGGATTCTATATTAGAAAAAGCCTCGGACCGTAAACGAAAGTTCCCCTCGGTTCCTCCTCCCCCCAAGAGGCCCTTTCATggcaagggaagggggggggctcaAACATCTTACCCAAAGCAGAGAAATTGGAAAGCCCCTGGTAAAGGGAGGGGTTATTTGTTCTCAAAAATTAACACCTCCAAGAAAGATGATAAAAAATGA
- the TNPO2 gene encoding transportin-2 isoform X1, which translates to MTSSARALSLSVSPPPASLLHPCEQLVVVKMDWRPDEEGLQQVLQLLKDSQSPDTATQRIVQDKLKQLNQYPDFNNYLIFVLTRLKSEDEPTRSLSGLILKNNVKAHYQNFPQPVSEFIKQECLNSIGDSSSLIRATIGILITTIASKGELQTWPELLPQLCNLLNSEDYNTCEGAFGALQKICEDSSELLDSDALNRPLNIMIPKFLQFFKHCSPKIRSHAIACVNQFITDRAQALMDNIDTFIEHLFALAVDEDPEVRKNVCRALVMLLEVRIDRLLPHMHSIIQYMLQRTQDSDENVALEACEFWLTLADQPICKDALSNHLLQLIPILVNGMKYNEIDIILLKGDVEEDETVPDSEQDIKPRFHKSRTVTLQHEEERVEGEDDGDDEDDDDDTLSDWNLRKCSAAALDVLANVFREELLPHLLPLLKGLLFHPEWVIKESGILVLGAIAEGCMQGMVPYLPELIPHLIQCLSDKKALVRSIACWTLSRYAHWVVSQPPDLYLKPLMTELLKRILDSNKRVQEAACSAFATLEEEACTELVPYLSFILDTLVFAFGKYQHKNLLILYDAIGTLADSVGHHLNQPEYIQKLMPPLIQKWNELKDEDKDLFPLLECLSSIATALQSGFLPYCEPVYQRCVTLVQKTLAQAMMYSQHPDQYEAPDKDFMIVALDLLSGLAEGLGGHVEQLVARSNIMTLLFQCMQDIMPEVRQSSFALLGDLTKACFLHVKPCISEFMPILGTNLNPEFISVCNNATWAIGEICMQMGAEMQPYVPMVLNNLVEIINRPNTPKTLLENTAITIGRLGCVCPQEVAPMLQQFIRPWCTSLRNIRDNEEKDSAFRGICIMIGVNPGGVVQDFIFFCDAVASWVSPKDDLRDMFYKILHGFKEQVGEENWNQFSEQFPPLLKERLAAFYGV; encoded by the exons ATGACGTCATCAGCCcgcgctctctctctttctgtgtcTCCGCCGCCTGCGAGTCTCCTCCATCCGTGCGAG CAGCTTGTGGTTGTAAAGATGGACTGGCGCCCGGATGAGGAAGGATTACAGCAAGTCCTCCAACTCTTAAAGGACTCTCAGTCACCGGACACAGCCACCCAGAGGATCGTCCAGGAT AAACTGAAGCAGCTGAACCAATATCCCGACTTCAACAACTATCTGATCTTTGTGTTAACACGGCTCAAGTCTGAAG ATGAACCCACGCGCTCCCTCAGCGGTCTCATCCTGAAGAACAACGTAAAAGCCCATTACCAGAACTTCCCACAGCCGGTGTCTGAGTTCATAAAGCAGGAATGTCTGAACAGCATCGGAGACTCGTCCTCCCTCATACGAGCCACCATTG GGATTCTCATCACCACCATAGCATCAAAGGGAGAGCTGCAGACCTGGCCAGAACTTCTACCTCAGCTCTGCAACCTGCTGAACTCTGAGGACTACAACACCTGTGAG GGAGCGTTCGGTGCTctccaaaaaatctgtgaggattCCTCCGAGCTCCTGGACAGCGACGCCCTGAACAGACCGCTTAACATCATGATCCCCAAGTTCCTCCAGTTCTTCAAGCACTGCAGCCCCAAAATCAG GTCTCACGCCATCGCCTGCGTCAACCAGTTTATTACGGACCGGGCCCAGGCTCTCATGGATAATATTGACACGTTCATTGAG CATCTATTTGCACTTGCGGTGGATGAAGACCCAGAGGTCCGGAAGAACGTGTGCCGGGCTCTGGTCATGCTGCTGGAGGTGCGGATAGACCGGCTGCTCCCTCACATGCACAGCATTATCCAG TACATGCTGCAGAGGACGCAGGACAGCGATGAAAACGTGGCGCTGGAAGCCTGCGAGTTCTGGTTGACGCTGGCTGATCAACCCATCTGTAAGGACGCCCTGTCCAATCACCTGCTGCA GCTCATTCCCATCCTGGTGAACGGAATGAAGTACAATGAGATAGACATCATCCTCTTAAAG GGGGATGTGGAGGAAGATGAGACCGTCCCAGACAGCGAGCAGGACATTAAGCCGCGCTTCCACAAGTCTCGCACTGTGACCCTGCAACACGAAGAGGAGCGGGTGGAAGGGGAGGACGATGGCGACGATGAAGATGATGACGACGACACATTGTCTGACTGGAATCTGA GGAAGTGttctgctgctgccctggacgtTCTCGCCAACGTGTTTCGTGAAGAGCTGCTCCCTCACCTACTCCCGCTTCTCAAGGGTCTGCTGTTCCACccggaatgggtcataaaggagtCTGGTATCCTGGTACTCGGGGCCATTGCTGAAG GCTGTATGCAGGGCATGGTCCCCTACTTGCCGGAGCTCATTCCTCACCTCATCCAGTGCCTGTCTGATAAGAAGGCTTTAGTCCGCTCCATCGCCTGCTGGACCCTGAGCCGATATGCCCACTGGGTGGTCAGCCAACCCCCTGACCTGTACCTGAAGCCCCTTATGACTGAGCTACTGAAACGAATTCTGGACAGCAACAAGCGGGTGCAGGAAGCGGCATGCAG TGCGTTTGCCACTCTGGAGGAAGAAGCCTGCACAGAGCTCGTACCGTATTTAAGTTTTATCCTGGACACTTTGGTTTTTGCCTTTGGGAAATACCAGCATAAGAATCTGCTCATACTGTATGACGCCATCGGGACCCTGGCGGATTCGGTGGGGCACCATTTAAATCAGCCG GAGTACATACAAAAACTGATGCCCCCTCTTATCCAGAAGTGGAACGAACTGAAGGATGAAGATAAAGACCTTTTCCCACTTTTGGAG tgCTTGTCTTCCATTGCGACCGCCCTGCAGAGCGGATTCCTCCCTTACTGTGAGCCAGTGTATCAGCGATGCGTCACGTTGGTGCAAAAGACCCTCGCTCAAGCCATG ATGTATAGTCAGCATCCGGACCAGTACGAAGCTCCTGATAAAGATTTCATGATCGTGGCCCTGGATCTTCTCAGCGGGCTGGCGGAGGGGCTTGGTGGCCATGTGGAGCAGTTAGTAGCCAGAAGCAACATTATGACCCTTCTGTTTCAGTGCATGCag GACATCATGCCCGAGGTTCGGCAGAGCTCCTTCGCTCTCCTGGGTGATCTGACAAAGGCTTGTTTCCTGCACGTGAAGCCTTGTATAT ctGAATTTATGCCCATTCTCGGCACCAACCTCAACCCGGAGTTCATCTCCGTCTGTAACAATGCCACCTGGGCTATCGGGGAGATCTGCATGCAAATGG GGGCCGAGATGCAGCCATATGTTCCTATGGTCTTGAACAACCTCGTAGAAATTATCAATCGGCCGAATACTCCCAAGACGCTGCTTGAAAACACAG CCATCACTATTGGGCGCCTAGGCTGTGTGTGTCCCCAGGAAGTGGCTCCCATGCTGCAGCAGTTTATACGGCCCTG GTGCACGTCCCTGCGTAACATCCGTGACAATGAGGAGAAGGACTCGGCCTTCAGGGGGATCTGTATAATGATCGGCGTAAATCCTGGAGGAGTAGTGCAG GATTTCATCTTTTTCTGTGATGCTGTGGCCTCCTGGGTGAGCCCCAAAGACGATCTGAGGGACATGTTCTATAAG attttGCACGGTTTTAAGGAACAGGTCGGGGAGGAGAATTGGAACCAGTTCTCCGAGCAGTTCCCTCCTCTGCTGAAGGAGCGTCTGGCTGCATTCTATGGGGTGTAA